Proteins encoded within one genomic window of Halorussus salilacus:
- a CDS encoding UPF0179 family protein: protein MSSITLVGTRLADPGREFVYRGESSACEGCPYRSQCLNLSEGVRYRVTDVREGAQTLDCAVHDAGVTAVEVEPVGMTANVPSKNAYAGSKASLAGPCPHTECPSHEYCEPTGAAFDEEYRIAEKLGDPPHDYCMLDRDLTLVEFAPKEE from the coding sequence ATGTCGTCCATCACGCTCGTCGGGACCCGGCTCGCCGACCCCGGCCGGGAGTTCGTCTATCGGGGGGAGTCGTCGGCCTGCGAGGGCTGTCCGTACCGGAGCCAGTGTCTGAATCTCTCGGAGGGGGTGCGCTACCGCGTCACCGACGTTCGGGAGGGAGCACAGACCCTCGACTGCGCCGTCCACGACGCCGGGGTCACCGCGGTCGAGGTCGAACCCGTGGGCATGACGGCCAACGTCCCCTCGAAGAACGCCTACGCCGGGAGCAAGGCCAGCCTCGCGGGGCCGTGCCCCCACACCGAGTGTCCGAGCCACGAGTACTGCGAACCCACGGGTGCGGCGTTCGACGAGGAGTACCGCATCGCGGAGAAGCTCGGCGACCCGCCCCACGACTACTGCATGCTCGACCGCGACCTGACGCTGGTGGAGTTCGCGCCGAAAGAGGAGTGA
- a CDS encoding DUF5820 family protein: protein MTDADDLPEGWTVWNDEPGGRRILAYRPDVFDTEQFPPACLPTIYVAGGAPNRPPGETEAASGAPDVWRVQFFLEPDVELVSARTHDSREAALDAAGELAREFARGDLDYRGAYQVPREAYLDRLDELTGRR, encoded by the coding sequence ATGACCGACGCCGACGACCTCCCCGAGGGGTGGACCGTCTGGAACGACGAACCCGGCGGGCGGCGAATCCTCGCGTACCGCCCCGACGTGTTCGACACCGAGCAGTTTCCCCCGGCGTGTCTCCCGACCATCTACGTCGCTGGCGGCGCGCCGAACCGGCCGCCGGGTGAGACCGAGGCCGCGTCCGGCGCGCCCGACGTGTGGCGGGTCCAGTTCTTCCTCGAACCCGACGTGGAACTGGTGAGCGCCCGGACTCACGACTCGCGGGAGGCCGCTCTCGACGCCGCGGGCGAACTCGCGCGCGAGTTCGCCCGCGGCGACCTTGACTATCGCGGGGCGTATCAGGTCCCCCGGGAGGCGTACCTCGACAGGCTGGACGAGCTCACGGGGCGACGTTGA